TCGACTACCTGACCAAAACCCTGCTGCTGGAACGCGGGCTCGGCATCACCATCGACACTCATCCCATGCTGCTCTATACCATCATGGCGCTGGTCAACGGCCTCTATCTCTCCGGCCACAATGCCTTTCGAGGGTTGCCCAGGACCGCCGTCTACGGCAACTTCTTCCGCAGCGCCCTCTCCATCCCGGTGGCCATCGCTTTCAACCTTGCGGCCGGCCAGCTGCTGACGGTGGGCGGTGCACTCAATGTCAACGACATCCTGCAGAAGTGGGCTGCGGTGATCTCCAAGGCTGCCTCGGACACCATGGCCGGCATCATCGAGGGCGGGGCCGACCGGTTCAACAACATCCGCACCCGGTACAGAGAATACAAGAAGAAGCTTGCCGAACTGTTCGACATCTACGCCCGGCTCGAACTGCTTTTTCCGGAGGCCAAGGCCTTCGAGCTGCTCGAAAAGCCGCGGGACGTCATCCCCAGGATCAACCTGGAGGCCCGAGACCTGGAGACGATCATCTCCATCCATGCCCTGGACCTGCTCTATTTCTGGAACTATCAGCCCCGGGCGCGCAGTGCGTTGCGACGACTTCTGAACACCATCAGCGAAGAGGAGCGCCACCTGCTGATCACCTCTCAATTCACGCTGTTGCGCCAGCGCGACATCAGCCAGATGTTCATCGACGGCGTGGTGGGCAAAGATTTCGCCCGGCCCCTATCGTTTTACCTCTCCCGCTATCCCGAGTACCTGGAGGCGATGAAACGGTTCGTGTAGTGCCAGGCCTCCCATCGAATCACGGCCGCAAAAAAAGGGCGGCCACTCGGCCGCCCTGCTGTTGATTTGAATTGCGTTTACGGAGAACCGGCGCTCACTCGACCAGTTTTCTCCCGATGGCGTGCGCCTCGTCTATCAGCGCCCGGTTTTTCCCGGCGGGAAGCACATGGCTGTCGGCATGCACGATCCGCCCCACCTCCTTGATCCCCAATCCGGTCCCGGCCATGCCGGCCAGCCAACGAATCGAGCGCTGGTATTGTTCCGCATCTGGCGCACCCTGTGAAATGACCAGGGCGAACCGCTTGCCCGGCGGCACGGCCGTGAGGTAACCGCCCCCCGCTTTGGGTGGATAGAGCGAATAGAGCCGGTCCACGAAGAGCTTCATCTGGCCGCAAATGCGGTACATGTAGATCGGACAACCGATGACCACCGCATCGCAGGTCTTCATCATCTCCAGATAGGTGGAGAGCCCGTCCTTCTGGGCGCAGATCCCGTGCCGGGTCCGGCAAGACAGGCATCCCATGCACCCTTTCATATCCAGGGTGTGCAGGTGAGCCTCGGTGGTCTCGGCGCCGGCCTCCCGCGCGCCGTCCAGCATGGTGTGGATCAGGGTGGAAGTATTGCCTGTTTTACGCGGGCTTCCGTTTATGGCCAGTACGTGCATGGGTCACTCCTTTATTATGGATGGACTCGGAATGGGTTGGGAAACACAAGCTATTTAAACTCTCAGGGCATGAAACCGGTTTTTATAATGAAGGTCAAGAGCTTTATCTTATCCAATCTTTGGCAAGAGGATACGAATTATCTCCATCGGATGGCTGAAACTCAAGCCGCTTTGTTTTGTTCCGTCTCCTCATGTGGCGGCCGGATACTCCGCAGTTCCGCCCTCATCTCGTCATATAATGGTTCCCAGACGATCTCCTTTTGATTCTGCAACCTCCATACCTCCTGACCGGTCAGGCCGATATGTTTTCCCAGATCGGCAATGCCTGCCAGGTTGTGCATTTTACGCCGGTTCTTCCGACCGAAGACGTAATAGTTGTAATACCCCCATCCCCGCATGACCAGAAAGATCACCACAACGGCCCACCCCATTTTGGTAATCATTTCGACCAAATGATCCAAGGCCGATCGTTCGAAGAAAGCCAGGTAGACATAGTGAGCGCCGGCCACCCACAAGACCACTGTCACCAGCGGCAAAAAGAGATAGAGCCACAAGGCCCACATAAAGGTGGTAAATCCCCACTCCACGATCCTGCGCGCCGGGCTGCGCAGTTTGGGGTTGTCTTCTATGTTGATCTTCGACACTATTGCGCCACCCGTTTTGAAATTTTGGCCAATCCGCGATCCGGACTTTTCCACACCGCACGGGCGCCCTTCTTTTTCAGCAGGGCCCTGGGAGTGGCGAAGATCACGGTGAAAGAACTGATCATCCAGTAGATAAACGGGTACCAGATCACCCAGAACAGATATCGGAGGATATTCTTTTCATAACGGCGGTCGACACAGAGACTGACACAGAACTGCAGGATGCAGGTCATGGCCAGTACCGATCCGGTCCACTGGGGCGGCAACGGCGGAGACGGGGTAACGCCCACAGAGAGATCGAACACGGCGGTGACCAGCCACAGCAGGACCATGCCCCAGAAGCAATAGGACCAAACCACGCTGACCGCGCTTTCCAGGAAGACCGGCCAAAGGCGTCTTTGCCGCCAGTGAGCCCAGATGTTGTGATGCTTTTTGAGCACCTCCACACCGCCCTGGGACCAGCGCATGCGCTGCCGCCAAAGCCCCTTCAGGGTCTCGGGCACGTATATCCAGCAGGTCGCCCGCGGTTCGTAGCGGACATCCCAGAACTGTTTTTCCAGCTTCCAGGTAATGTCGATGTCCTCGGTCACCATGTCGGTATCCCAATAACCGGCCGCGTGCAGTGCGCTTCTGCGGAAGGCGGCGATCACGCCGGAAACGGTCAGCACCTTGCCCAGGATACGCTGGGTCCGTTTGATCAGGCCGATAATGGTAGCGAACTCTCCGGTCTGGATCTTTGCCAGCAGGCTCGTGCGGTTGAGGATTCGCGGGTTGCCGGTCACCGCCCCCACCCGGGGAAATTTCTCGAAATGCCAGGCTATCCAGTGCAATGCATCCGGACTAAGCAGTGCATCGGCGTCAAGGGTCAGAATCAGTTCGCCCCTGGCCGCCAGGGTGGCGATATTCAGAGCAGCGGCCTTGCCCTGATTCGATGTCAGGTAAATGGCCCGCACGATGCCATACCGGTCGCACATCTCTTTCAGTATCCGGGCGGTACCATCCGTGCTGCCGTCATCCACGGCGATGATTTCATAATTGGGGTAGGTCACGGTCAGTAGCTGCTCGATCGTTTCGCCGATCTGCACCTCTTCGTTGTGGCAGGGCACCAGGATCGAAAACATCGGGAAAGCTGCGAGCGGGGGGGCTTGGAACCTTCGCCTTTCGTGGCGGTAATAGAAGAGAAGTCCCCCGATCATCCACACGAAGCTCATCAACAAGGGATAGAGGAAGATGAAATCACTGATATGACGCACCGCTTCCCGCATAACGGATCTACTCCCTTTCCACGGTGTTGCGCGTGGACATCTCCAGCGACACGGTAGGCAAATGGGGTTTCTCCTCCCAGAGGTTGTCCGGATAGTAGGCCAAATGCCGGATGCCCGCGGCCAGCACCGCCCGCATCTCTTCGAGCAGCAGCGCATCGGACAGCCATCGCTCGCGTTCCCAGTCATAGGCCTGCAACTTGAACACGATCTTGGACACCGACCGGTTCCGGGTGGCCGCAGCCGCGAGATCCTGCAGCCACGAGATCGGCCGGCGGGCCTTTTCCATCTGCGGATAGGCCATGACCACCACGTAGTCATAGCCA
This Desulfatitalea tepidiphila DNA region includes the following protein-coding sequences:
- the pgaD gene encoding poly-beta-1,6-N-acetyl-D-glucosamine biosynthesis protein PgaD; translated protein: MSKINIEDNPKLRSPARRIVEWGFTTFMWALWLYLFLPLVTVVLWVAGAHYVYLAFFERSALDHLVEMITKMGWAVVVIFLVMRGWGYYNYYVFGRKNRRKMHNLAGIADLGKHIGLTGQEVWRLQNQKEIVWEPLYDEMRAELRSIRPPHEETEQNKAA
- a CDS encoding flavodoxin family protein; translation: MHVLAINGSPRKTGNTSTLIHTMLDGAREAGAETTEAHLHTLDMKGCMGCLSCRTRHGICAQKDGLSTYLEMMKTCDAVVIGCPIYMYRICGQMKLFVDRLYSLYPPKAGGGYLTAVPPGKRFALVISQGAPDAEQYQRSIRWLAGMAGTGLGIKEVGRIVHADSHVLPAGKNRALIDEAHAIGRKLVE
- the pgaC gene encoding poly-beta-1,6-N-acetyl-D-glucosamine synthase; amino-acid sequence: MREAVRHISDFIFLYPLLMSFVWMIGGLLFYYRHERRRFQAPPLAAFPMFSILVPCHNEEVQIGETIEQLLTVTYPNYEIIAVDDGSTDGTARILKEMCDRYGIVRAIYLTSNQGKAAALNIATLAARGELILTLDADALLSPDALHWIAWHFEKFPRVGAVTGNPRILNRTSLLAKIQTGEFATIIGLIKRTQRILGKVLTVSGVIAAFRRSALHAAGYWDTDMVTEDIDITWKLEKQFWDVRYEPRATCWIYVPETLKGLWRQRMRWSQGGVEVLKKHHNIWAHWRQRRLWPVFLESAVSVVWSYCFWGMVLLWLVTAVFDLSVGVTPSPPLPPQWTGSVLAMTCILQFCVSLCVDRRYEKNILRYLFWVIWYPFIYWMISSFTVIFATPRALLKKKGARAVWKSPDRGLAKISKRVAQ